Proteins from one Arcobacter sp. F2176 genomic window:
- a CDS encoding YggT family protein: MTDALIGSIATVVMSVIFLYKWVVIISALISWVRPDPYNPIVQMLYRLTEPAYALIRKYIPTVFGGMDLAPMILILILIFLETFLGRLFMGM, from the coding sequence ATGACAGATGCATTAATAGGCTCAATTGCTACAGTTGTAATGAGTGTTATATTTTTATATAAGTGGGTGGTGATTATTTCGGCACTTATTTCTTGGGTTAGACCAGATCCTTATAATCCAATAGTTCAAATGCTATATAGATTGACAGAACCTGCATATGCTTTAATAAGAAAGTATATTCCTACAGTATTTGGTGGTATGGATTTAGCACCAATGATTCTTATTTTAATACTTATTTTCCTAGAAACATTTTTAGGAAGATTATTTATGGGAATGTAA
- a CDS encoding dehypoxanthine futalosine cyclase has translation MVKKMSTIKNRITKKEALDLIQNTSLVELGEMASKIKEQLHPDRITSFVVDRNINYTNVCWVDCKFCAFYRHGKDGDSYVLTYEEIDKKIEELLEIGGTQILMQGGVHPKLKIDYYEDLVEHIHTKFPQITLHSFSAIEIVYIAKVSKITILEVLKRLQAKGLSSIPGAGAEILSDRVRDIIAPKKIDASKWLEVHKLAHSIGMKTTATMMFGTVETDEEIIEHWDLIRQLQDETGGFRAFIMWSFQSSNTKLLEDIPDLKPQSSNRYLRLLAVSRIFLDNFPNIQSSWVTQGSYIGQMALKFGANDLGSTMMEENVVAAAGASNCMNQDEMIELIRDIGENPAKRNTAYEILERF, from the coding sequence ATGGTAAAAAAAATGAGTACAATAAAGAATAGAATTACAAAAAAAGAGGCTTTAGATCTAATTCAAAATACCTCTTTAGTTGAATTAGGAGAAATGGCTTCTAAAATTAAAGAACAATTACATCCCGATAGAATTACATCATTTGTAGTTGATAGAAATATCAACTATACAAATGTTTGTTGGGTAGATTGTAAGTTCTGTGCTTTTTATAGACATGGAAAAGATGGTGATTCATATGTATTAACATATGAAGAAATTGACAAAAAAATAGAAGAATTATTAGAAATTGGTGGAACTCAAATACTTATGCAAGGTGGAGTTCATCCAAAATTGAAAATTGATTATTATGAAGATTTAGTAGAACATATTCATACTAAATTCCCGCAAATCACCCTACACTCTTTTTCTGCAATAGAAATTGTTTATATTGCAAAGGTTTCTAAAATAACTATTTTAGAAGTTTTAAAAAGATTGCAAGCAAAAGGATTAAGTTCTATTCCTGGAGCTGGAGCTGAAATTTTAAGTGATAGAGTAAGGGATATTATTGCTCCTAAAAAAATAGATGCAAGTAAATGGTTAGAAGTTCATAAACTTGCCCATTCAATTGGTATGAAAACAACTGCTACTATGATGTTTGGAACTGTTGAAACAGATGAAGAAATTATAGAACATTGGGATTTAATTAGACAACTACAAGATGAAACAGGTGGTTTTAGAGCTTTTATTATGTGGTCTTTTCAAAGTAGTAATACTAAACTATTAGAAGATATTCCTGATTTGAAACCTCAATCATCAAATAGATATTTAAGACTTTTAGCAGTTTCAAGAATTTTTTTAGATAACTTCCCTAATATTCAAAGTTCTTGGGTGACTCAAGGAAGCTATATCGGTCAAATGGCACTTAAATTTGGTGCAAATGACTTAGGAAGTACAATGATGGAAGAAAATGTAGTTGCTGCTGCAGGTGCTAGTAATTGTATGAATCAAGATGAGATGATTGAATTAATTCGAGATATAGGTGAAAACCCAGCAAAAAGAAATACTGCATATGAGATATTAGAAAGGTTTTAA
- a CDS encoding pitrilysin family protein has product MGAQIEHIKIENTNIPIIFEEQHSLPTFNLQLVFKNSGSIKDKDKNGLAGLSARLLNEGTLEDGSTKFAQKLENLAISLNVSHGFETFVIELSSIKDVYKNGLELLKELIKSPNYKDESLEKVKTILTGSLKRKENDFDYVSRNELNKILFKGTSLENPSSGTTESISKISLDDVKNFINSNLVLENLIIVAGGDITLDEVKNDLTPLLSSLKHGKESKMIDIEASDKKVIKEQIKETEQAYIYFGSPFDVKVNDENNYIAKVASFILGGSGFGSRLMEEIRVKRGLAYSAYGQISINKSHTYFTGYLQTKNETANEAKDLVNKIVDEFVKKGITKDELEAAKSFLTGSEPLRVETLSQRLNRAFTLYYRGLNQDYSTKELEKIEELSLKQINDYVKSHTEIKNLSFSIVRK; this is encoded by the coding sequence ATGGGTGCCCAAATAGAGCATATTAAAATAGAAAATACAAATATACCAATAATTTTTGAAGAACAACACTCTTTGCCAACTTTTAATTTACAATTAGTTTTCAAAAATAGTGGTTCAATAAAAGATAAAGATAAAAATGGATTAGCAGGTTTATCTGCAAGATTATTAAATGAAGGTACTTTAGAAGATGGAAGTACAAAATTTGCACAAAAATTAGAAAATTTAGCAATTTCACTAAATGTTTCTCATGGTTTTGAAACATTTGTTATTGAATTATCATCTATTAAAGATGTTTACAAAAATGGACTAGAATTATTAAAAGAATTGATAAAATCTCCCAACTATAAAGATGAATCATTAGAAAAAGTAAAAACAATTTTAACAGGTTCTTTAAAAAGAAAAGAAAATGATTTTGATTATGTATCAAGAAACGAATTAAATAAAATACTTTTTAAGGGTACTTCTTTAGAAAACCCATCAAGTGGGACAACAGAATCTATTTCAAAAATCTCACTTGATGATGTTAAAAACTTTATTAATTCAAATTTAGTTTTAGAAAATCTAATAATTGTAGCAGGTGGTGATATTACTTTAGACGAAGTAAAAAATGATTTAACCCCTCTTTTAAGCTCTTTAAAACATGGAAAAGAATCAAAAATGATTGATATTGAGGCTTCTGATAAAAAAGTTATAAAAGAACAGATAAAAGAGACAGAACAAGCATATATTTATTTTGGAAGTCCTTTTGATGTAAAAGTAAATGATGAAAATAATTATATTGCAAAAGTAGCTTCATTTATTTTAGGTGGAAGTGGTTTTGGTTCAAGATTGATGGAAGAAATAAGAGTAAAAAGAGGTTTAGCATACAGTGCTTATGGTCAAATTTCCATAAATAAATCTCATACATATTTTACTGGTTATTTACAAACAAAAAACGAAACAGCAAATGAAGCAAAAGACTTAGTAAACAAAATTGTTGATGAATTCGTAAAAAAAGGTATCACAAAAGATGAATTGGAAGCTGCTAAAAGTTTTTTAACAGGAAGTGAGCCTTTAAGAGTTGAAACTTTAAGTCAAAGATTAAATCGAGCGTTTACTCTTTATTATAGAGGTTTAAATCAAGACTATTCAACTAAAGAGTTAGAAAAAATAGAAGAATTAAGTTTAAAACAGATTAATGATTATGTTAAATCTCATACTGAGATAAAGAATTTATCATTTTCGATAGTAAGGAAATAG
- the mobB gene encoding molybdopterin-guanine dinucleotide biosynthesis protein B yields MKLNTKKHLAVAFTGPSNSGKTTLVIKVSSILQDMGYKVCIVKHDPKDKASFDREGKDSFKFFQTGADVAVVGPTRTTMFKQTTSSLEEIINMFEEFDYLLVEGLKTLPLPRIAIFRDKIEESYFEVTDVIATDESIKDIPEGMKKLDLNNPEEIIEWIEQNAKRVK; encoded by the coding sequence ATGAAATTAAATACAAAAAAACATTTGGCTGTAGCATTTACAGGTCCCTCAAATAGTGGGAAAACAACATTAGTAATAAAAGTATCAAGTATTCTTCAAGATATGGGATACAAAGTTTGCATAGTAAAGCATGATCCTAAAGATAAGGCTAGCTTTGATAGAGAAGGAAAAGATTCTTTCAAGTTTTTTCAAACAGGTGCAGATGTTGCAGTTGTAGGGCCTACTAGAACTACAATGTTTAAACAGACAACTTCTTCATTGGAAGAGATTATAAATATGTTTGAAGAATTTGATTATTTGTTAGTTGAAGGTCTTAAGACTTTACCTCTTCCAAGAATAGCAATATTTAGGGATAAAATTGAAGAATCTTATTTTGAAGTAACAGATGTAATTGCAACTGATGAGAGTATAAAAGATATTCCTGAAGGAATGAAAAAATTAGATTTAAATAATCCAGAAGAGATAATTGAATGGATTGAACAAAATGCGAAAAGAGTAAAGTGA
- the bamA gene encoding outer membrane protein assembly factor BamA, whose translation MKKTALYTSLMLATFLHGQEIQSIKYINLSRISQDIADETINFRVGDDINNKSINNAIKKFYKFGYFDDIKVNNNNGNIEFIFKEKPSIANIEMNNYKSRDEDKEELYSRMGIKKGNMYTPSKIKHAKEILLKNLEREGYVNSVVEVNVENLDNDAVAVTFDVNVGDEILIKKVNYYGATKLDSDDFTEVTANNERDFIPWWFGNNSGEVNLEQLDYDAPRIRDQYFKNGYLDSVVKDPFMKVNFASNDAVLDFFIHEGEQYKTNDIKIYVDASIIDPKTLYSDLKLEKDDIFNIEKLRKDVEFLKTKVSDLGYAFTQVKYDINKNEKNGTADVIFNIIPGKKVYINDVIISGNSRTLDRVIRRDVYLAPSDLFSLTDLTESKNKLKRTGFFDDVTIEQKRITDTTMDLIVNVKETPTGNITLGGGYGSYDGLLVSAGVNEKNVFGSGLALGVNVDFSEKNHNYKVSLSNPAIRDSKYNGSVEVHQSEDEIDYSGTDDGDYELDKTSKGFSVSAGREVIRNLYAGVKYRFDMIEEKYSDNDKSDGIDLPDNVNQDYITSSITPYLNFDNTDDYLIPRSGIKAGTSFEYAGLGGDSEYMKSLTNFKYFHSLEDLTNHDWIFRYRANLNYLIDNGHLNRGDSLYMGGPKSLRGYESYAFGPDDNLINKTVYKQMFANSIELSFPLIPKSKMRWGVFYDYGMIGKDSFSEIKRSGAGALFEWISPFGPLQFIFSQALDDEAGDKTSSFEFALGSSF comes from the coding sequence GTGAAAAAAACTGCTTTATATACATCTTTAATGCTTGCTACATTTTTACATGGGCAAGAGATACAGTCAATAAAATATATTAACTTATCTAGAATTTCTCAAGATATCGCGGATGAAACAATAAACTTTAGAGTTGGTGATGACATAAATAATAAATCAATTAATAATGCAATTAAAAAGTTTTATAAATTTGGATATTTTGATGATATAAAAGTTAATAATAACAATGGAAATATTGAGTTTATATTTAAAGAAAAACCATCTATTGCTAATATAGAAATGAATAACTACAAAAGTAGAGATGAAGATAAAGAGGAATTATATTCAAGAATGGGTATAAAAAAAGGGAATATGTATACTCCTTCTAAAATTAAGCATGCAAAAGAAATTTTACTCAAAAATTTAGAAAGAGAAGGTTATGTAAATTCTGTTGTTGAAGTAAATGTAGAAAACTTAGATAATGATGCAGTGGCAGTTACTTTTGATGTAAATGTTGGTGATGAAATTCTAATTAAAAAAGTAAATTATTATGGTGCAACTAAATTAGACTCAGATGATTTTACAGAAGTAACTGCAAATAATGAACGGGATTTTATTCCTTGGTGGTTTGGAAATAATAGTGGAGAAGTTAATTTAGAGCAACTAGATTATGATGCTCCAAGAATTAGAGATCAGTATTTTAAAAATGGTTATTTAGATTCTGTGGTAAAAGATCCTTTTATGAAAGTTAATTTTGCATCAAATGATGCTGTTTTAGATTTCTTTATTCATGAAGGTGAACAGTACAAAACAAATGATATTAAAATATATGTTGATGCTTCAATAATCGATCCTAAAACTTTATATAGTGACTTAAAACTTGAAAAAGATGATATTTTTAATATTGAAAAACTTAGAAAAGATGTTGAATTCTTAAAAACAAAGGTATCTGATTTAGGATATGCATTTACACAAGTTAAGTATGATATAAACAAAAATGAAAAAAATGGTACAGCTGATGTAATATTTAACATAATTCCTGGTAAAAAAGTTTATATAAATGATGTAATTATTTCAGGAAATAGTAGAACATTAGATAGAGTTATAAGAAGAGATGTTTATCTAGCACCTAGTGATTTATTTTCACTTACAGATTTAACAGAATCTAAAAATAAATTAAAAAGAACAGGTTTCTTTGATGATGTAACAATTGAACAAAAAAGAATTACTGATACAACAATGGACTTAATAGTAAATGTAAAAGAGACTCCAACTGGAAATATTACGCTTGGTGGTGGATATGGATCATATGATGGATTATTAGTAAGTGCAGGAGTTAATGAAAAGAATGTATTTGGTTCGGGATTAGCACTTGGAGTAAATGTAGACTTTTCAGAAAAAAACCACAATTATAAAGTTTCGTTATCAAACCCTGCTATTAGAGATAGTAAATATAATGGATCAGTAGAAGTACATCAGTCAGAAGATGAGATAGATTATAGCGGTACTGATGATGGTGATTATGAATTAGATAAAACTTCAAAAGGATTTTCAGTTTCAGCAGGTAGAGAAGTTATAAGAAACTTATATGCAGGTGTAAAATATAGATTTGACATGATTGAAGAAAAATATTCAGATAATGATAAAAGTGATGGAATAGACTTGCCAGATAATGTTAATCAAGACTATATTACAAGTTCAATTACTCCATATCTAAATTTTGATAATACTGATGATTATTTAATACCAAGAAGTGGTATTAAAGCCGGAACTTCTTTCGAATATGCAGGACTTGGTGGTGATTCTGAGTATATGAAAAGTTTAACAAACTTTAAATATTTTCATTCATTAGAAGATTTAACTAATCATGACTGGATTTTTAGATATAGAGCAAATTTAAATTATCTAATAGATAATGGACACTTAAATAGAGGGGACTCATTGTATATGGGTGGACCAAAATCATTAAGAGGATATGAATCATATGCCTTTGGTCCAGATGACAACTTAATAAATAAAACAGTTTATAAACAAATGTTTGCAAATAGTATTGAGTTATCCTTTCCTTTAATTCCTAAATCTAAAATGAGATGGGGAGTTTTCTATGATTATGGTATGATAGGGAAAGATTCCTTTTCAGAAATAAAAAGAAGTGGTGCTGGAGCTTTATTTGAATGGATATCTCCATTTGGGCCACTTCAATTTATCTTCTCTCAAGCATTAGATGATGAAGCTGGAGATAAAACATCTTCATTTGAATTTGCTTTAGGGTCATCTTTTTAA
- the folP gene encoding dihydropteroate synthase, translating into MKTNKTKIMGIINANEDSFFKNSRFYGSSAILKIEQMISDGANIIDLGGVSSRPGSIAVSVEEELSRVKPIIDLIYEEKLYEKVKFSLDSYEPKVLDYALCKGFSMVNDITGLENDEVCKVASKYNAEVIIMHMQNNPENMQQSPKYKNVILDIDNFFKKRIEKAKSFGIKDIILDVGIGFGKNLEHNLSLIKNLNYFSHFGFELLMAASRKSMINTIVESSPEDRLPGTLAIHLESIKNGASIVRCHDVKEHFQAIKVQEAINAVERL; encoded by the coding sequence ATGAAAACTAATAAAACAAAAATTATGGGTATTATTAATGCCAATGAAGACTCTTTTTTCAAAAATAGTAGATTTTACGGTTCAAGTGCAATTTTAAAAATAGAACAAATGATAAGTGATGGAGCAAATATAATTGATTTAGGTGGAGTTTCAAGTCGTCCAGGAAGTATTGCCGTTTCAGTTGAAGAAGAATTAAGTAGAGTAAAACCAATTATTGATTTAATCTATGAAGAAAAGTTATATGAAAAAGTTAAGTTTTCATTGGACTCATATGAACCAAAAGTGTTAGATTATGCATTATGTAAAGGGTTTAGTATGGTTAATGATATTACAGGACTAGAAAATGATGAAGTTTGTAAGGTAGCTTCAAAATATAATGCAGAGGTAATTATCATGCATATGCAAAATAATCCAGAAAATATGCAACAAAGCCCAAAATACAAAAATGTGATTTTGGATATTGATAATTTTTTTAAAAAAAGAATTGAAAAAGCAAAAAGTTTTGGAATAAAAGATATTATTTTAGATGTAGGTATTGGCTTTGGAAAAAATTTAGAACACAATTTATCACTTATCAAAAACTTAAATTATTTTAGTCATTTTGGATTTGAGTTATTAATGGCAGCAAGTAGAAAGTCTATGATAAATACTATTGTAGAGTCAAGTCCAGAAGATAGACTTCCTGGTACTTTAGCTATTCACTTGGAATCAATTAAAAATGGTGCTTCAATTGTGAGATGTCATGATGTAAAAGAACATTTTCAAGCGATAAAAGTTCAAGAAGCTATTAACGCTGTAGAGAGACTTTAA
- a CDS encoding DNA polymerase III subunit delta' → MININSSSILIVNNIDETLNSLIPSFPSHSYRIVRNEEKDDFLTAQAQQVIKEAYISSNETKYIVLCGNSFRVEAQNSLLKVLEEPPRNIVFVIITTSKSNILPTILSRMPHKYLKSKIDRVDIDFDFFRMDLKSLYQFLKDNQKIGKKEAKAIIESVMIKINLQKIKLTQKELDVFSNGIKLLELNSRPINILTTLLLTIIHRKHR, encoded by the coding sequence TTGATTAATATTAATAGTTCAAGTATACTAATTGTTAATAATATAGATGAAACTTTAAATAGTCTAATTCCTTCCTTTCCTTCACATAGTTATAGGATTGTAAGAAATGAAGAAAAAGATGATTTTTTAACAGCTCAAGCTCAACAAGTTATTAAAGAAGCTTATATTTCATCAAATGAAACAAAATATATAGTTCTTTGTGGAAATAGCTTTAGAGTTGAGGCTCAAAACTCTTTACTAAAAGTATTAGAAGAACCACCCAGAAATATAGTTTTTGTTATTATCACAACATCAAAATCTAATATTTTACCTACTATTCTTTCACGAATGCCACATAAATATCTTAAAAGTAAAATAGATAGAGTTGATATTGATTTTGATTTTTTTAGAATGGATTTAAAAAGTTTATATCAATTTTTAAAGGATAATCAAAAAATTGGTAAAAAAGAAGCAAAAGCTATTATAGAATCAGTAATGATTAAAATTAATTTACAAAAAATAAAATTAACTCAAAAAGAGTTAGATGTTTTCTCAAATGGAATAAAACTTTTGGAGTTAAACTCAAGACCCATTAATATCTTAACTACTCTACTTCTAACAATTATTCATAGAAAACACAGATAA
- a CDS encoding prephenate dehydrogenase encodes MNIGIIGLGLMGGSIAKAVKKYAIAKNVYGYARNEQTAKEIEDLKLVDKLMSLEDLKKNSDVIILAIPVDSIISMFGELKDTSKNTTIMDLGSTKEYIVKNIPKEIRKNFIAAHPMTGTENFGPKAAIDGLYEGKTVVLCDLEENDEIHKNRAIKIFQNIGMRLVFMKASDHDIHACYMSHLPHAISYSLANTVMSHEDPRSIIALAAGGFKDMSRVAKSSPNMWTDIFKQNRKNLLKSIDLFETHMKEVRDMVEKEDYEALALWMKKANSLHEIL; translated from the coding sequence GTGAATATTGGAATTATTGGATTAGGTCTTATGGGTGGTTCTATTGCGAAAGCTGTAAAAAAATATGCAATTGCAAAAAATGTATATGGTTATGCAAGAAATGAACAAACTGCAAAAGAGATAGAGGATTTAAAACTAGTCGATAAACTAATGAGTTTAGAAGATTTAAAAAAGAACTCAGATGTAATTATTTTAGCTATTCCAGTTGATTCAATAATTTCTATGTTTGGTGAACTAAAAGATACATCAAAAAATACTACTATAATGGACTTAGGTTCAACAAAAGAGTATATTGTTAAAAATATTCCAAAAGAAATAAGAAAAAACTTTATTGCAGCACACCCTATGACAGGAACTGAAAATTTTGGCCCTAAAGCTGCAATTGATGGTTTATATGAAGGTAAAACTGTTGTTTTGTGTGATTTAGAGGAAAATGATGAAATACATAAAAATAGAGCAATAAAAATATTTCAAAATATTGGTATGAGACTTGTATTTATGAAAGCCTCTGATCATGATATTCATGCTTGTTATATGTCACACTTGCCACATGCCATATCTTACTCTCTAGCTAATACAGTGATGAGTCATGAAGATCCAAGATCAATTATTGCCTTAGCTGCTGGTGGTTTTAAAGATATGAGTAGGGTAGCAAAATCAAGTCCCAATATGTGGACTGATATTTTTAAACAAAATAGAAAAAATCTACTTAAATCAATAGATTTATTTGAAACACATATGAAAGAAGTAAGAGATATGGTTGAAAAAGAAGATTATGAAGCATTAGCTCTATGGATGAAAAAAGCTAATAGCTTACATGAGATACTTTAA
- a CDS encoding transglycosylase SLT domain-containing protein codes for MRFKTVLCFFLINSYVYSSENISKNDFDNYVKLSNSEKSYENTINILEHISNVNKIIFDEYAKKIDLDETLAVSQCLNAQAKELINSYSDCIAIGLTLKKALSLNALELNSIIQKIQDTYPLLAKELKIINSPIPFTKVVSSSKDVIYNLYLNVNNNFLNEKLNYKFPSKTIEKIKDDKRFEKFLSIVISNPKLNFLQSTFLEFDDTNYNYEISFLLGLNRVLNKKYDLKTNIYFENALLKDITQKDKDKANFWLYLLNKDEKSLNALKESNNLNIYTLYIKQQLKEKIKVGDEFKVLDYDFLRKYPNDKKVLINSFAKTLSSFDENKVSPDFNLGLMQINLKKAEKIIVLNKLSTKKEELLDPKINIDYFTYILDDLKTDFFHPLMYFYSYSNNKEYLKDKLKFDLFNTKNLYEPYLSLELMDSEKAKDFIVNFIVYTKIIDKKELSLDEFFKNLSQLSVSH; via the coding sequence ATGAGATTTAAGACTGTTTTGTGCTTTTTTCTCATAAATTCTTATGTATATTCCTCTGAGAATATTTCAAAAAATGATTTTGACAATTATGTAAAACTATCAAATAGTGAAAAATCATATGAAAATACTATAAATATATTAGAACATATCTCAAATGTAAATAAAATCATTTTTGATGAATATGCAAAAAAAATAGACCTTGATGAGACTTTGGCAGTTTCACAATGTCTAAATGCTCAAGCAAAAGAGTTAATTAATTCATATAGTGATTGTATTGCTATTGGACTTACACTAAAAAAAGCTTTATCTCTAAATGCCTTAGAATTAAATTCAATAATACAAAAGATTCAAGATACTTATCCTCTCTTAGCAAAAGAATTAAAAATTATAAACTCCCCTATTCCTTTTACTAAAGTTGTTTCATCTTCAAAAGATGTGATTTATAATTTATATTTAAATGTTAATAATAATTTTTTAAATGAAAAACTAAACTATAAATTTCCCTCTAAGACTATTGAAAAGATAAAGGATGATAAAAGATTTGAAAAGTTTTTATCAATAGTTATTTCAAATCCCAAGTTAAACTTCTTGCAATCTACTTTTTTAGAATTTGATGATACAAATTATAATTATGAGATATCATTTTTATTAGGTTTAAATAGAGTTTTAAACAAAAAATATGATCTTAAAACAAATATATACTTTGAAAATGCCCTATTAAAAGATATTACTCAAAAAGACAAAGATAAAGCTAACTTTTGGCTTTATTTATTAAACAAAGATGAAAAAAGCTTAAATGCACTAAAAGAATCAAATAACTTAAATATTTATACTTTATATATAAAGCAACAATTGAAAGAAAAAATAAAAGTTGGTGATGAATTTAAAGTATTAGATTATGATTTTTTAAGAAAATATCCTAATGATAAAAAAGTGTTGATTAACTCCTTTGCTAAGACTCTAAGCTCTTTTGATGAAAATAAAGTTTCACCTGATTTTAACTTAGGTTTAATGCAAATAAATCTAAAAAAAGCTGAAAAGATAATTGTTTTAAATAAGTTATCTACAAAAAAAGAAGAACTTCTTGACCCTAAGATAAATATTGATTATTTTACTTATATATTAGATGATTTAAAAACTGATTTTTTTCATCCTTTAATGTACTTTTATTCATATTCTAATAATAAAGAATATTTAAAAGATAAATTAAAATTTGATTTGTTTAATACAAAGAATTTGTATGAACCATACTTAAGTTTAGAGCTTATGGATAGTGAAAAAGCAAAAGATTTTATTGTAAACTTTATTGTTTATACTAAGATTATAGATAAAAAAGAACTAAGTTTAGATGAGTTTTTTAAAAACTTATCTCAACTTTCTGTTTCTCATTAA
- the gltX gene encoding glutamate--tRNA ligase codes for MLRFSQSLTELMTIGNLRVALFNYIVAKQLNEELLVRIEDTEKEKNIDGNEKEILELLNLFSIDYKSVVYQSENFKYHQKLTMQLMSSKKAFVCFCSNEKLEEIKVKCKEKGKPNSYDGFCETLSDETVLNCNAPFTVRIKKPENIIEFTDLLKGNFSFEPSNVDSFIILKHDKTPTYNFSCSVDDMLYDISTVIRDERHIENTVKQIHVRNQLNYTKSIEYIHLSSILNVNSNKKNAENSVKQFIEQGFLPSAIANYLVLLGNETPNEIFTIEEAIEWFDIKKVSKDTVEFDIEKLKLINKKHIADLDEMRLSKILGFADTDIGKLGKLYLDEESTINEIKAKIDLIFSSKVSLKGFEDEFSNLKKCLSYAPFMDDFNELEKYIIENTKLDDKSLSINLRYLLTGTHTGPNLSAIYSLIKNYMGEIVK; via the coding sequence TTGTTAAGATTTTCGCAAAGTCTTACAGAGCTTATGACTATAGGAAACCTAAGAGTTGCTTTATTCAATTATATTGTTGCTAAGCAGTTAAATGAAGAACTTTTGGTAAGAATAGAAGATACTGAAAAAGAAAAAAACATTGATGGAAATGAAAAAGAAATACTTGAACTTTTAAATCTTTTTTCTATTGATTATAAATCTGTTGTTTATCAAAGTGAAAATTTTAAATATCACCAAAAATTAACAATGCAATTAATGAGTTCAAAAAAAGCTTTTGTTTGTTTTTGTTCTAATGAAAAGTTAGAAGAAATAAAAGTTAAATGTAAAGAAAAAGGGAAACCAAATAGTTATGATGGTTTTTGCGAAACCTTATCAGATGAAACAGTTTTAAACTGCAATGCACCATTTACTGTTAGAATTAAAAAGCCAGAAAATATTATAGAATTTACTGATTTACTTAAAGGAAATTTTTCTTTTGAACCATCTAATGTTGATTCTTTTATCATTTTAAAACATGATAAAACACCAACTTATAACTTCTCTTGTTCTGTTGATGATATGCTTTATGATATCTCTACTGTAATAAGAGATGAAAGACACATAGAAAATACAGTAAAACAAATACATGTAAGAAATCAATTAAACTATACTAAAAGTATTGAATATATACACCTTTCTTCTATTTTAAATGTAAATAGTAATAAAAAAAATGCTGAAAATAGTGTAAAACAATTTATAGAACAAGGGTTTTTACCAAGTGCAATTGCTAATTATTTAGTCTTATTAGGAAATGAAACTCCAAATGAAATTTTTACAATTGAAGAAGCTATTGAGTGGTTTGATATTAAAAAAGTTTCAAAAGATACAGTTGAATTTGATATAGAAAAATTAAAACTTATCAACAAAAAACATATTGCTGATTTAGATGAAATGAGATTATCCAAAATATTAGGGTTTGCTGATACAGATATTGGAAAGTTAGGAAAACTATATTTAGATGAAGAAAGTACAATAAATGAGATTAAAGCTAAAATAGATTTGATTTTTAGTTCAAAAGTTTCTTTAAAAGGATTTGAAGATGAATTTTCTAACTTAAAAAAATGTTTGTCATATGCTCCTTTTATGGATGATTTTAATGAATTAGAAAAATATATTATAGAAAATACAAAATTAGATGATAAATCCTTATCAATAAACTTGAGATATCTTTTAACAGGAACACATACAGGTCCAAATTTATCAGCTATTTATTCACTAATTAAAAATTATATGGGAGAGATTGTAAAATGA